In a single window of the Scyliorhinus canicula chromosome 1, sScyCan1.1, whole genome shotgun sequence genome:
- the LOC119970873 gene encoding LOW QUALITY PROTEIN: testis-specific serine/threonine-protein kinase 1-like (The sequence of the model RefSeq protein was modified relative to this genomic sequence to represent the inferred CDS: substituted 1 base at 1 genomic stop codon): MDDGVVLKKRGYTLGVNLGEGSYAKVKSAYSDRLKTNVAVKIIDRRKAPADFLEKFLPRELEILAMLNHRYIVKTFEIFETSDGKVYIIMELGVQGDLLEFIKTRGALPEEVSRKMFRQLALAVKHCHELEVVHRDLKCENLLLDKDFNVKLSDFGFAKRCSTDDQGRPLLSKTFCGSAAYAAPEVLQGIPYQPKVYDVWSLGVILFIMVCGSMPYDDSNIKRMLRIQKEHRVDFPRSKVVPADCKELIYRMLHPDTTKRLTIEEVLEHPWLVSAKMKETTTPKKVEASTEKKEDKQQGHPKEEKHEGKSEQKRDPRYQWEIEAGHEWVDMKHEAKHEWMNMKREKADGKHEAQTEHKEGKSDVKDRFSPQVKPEDTRLPSKSGPKTEHKDGSKPVSKHEKSPNQEIKNEAEADSKLEPKSETKGSRRKSRSLRMTDEDHPDDSEVYPDQESFLEAQSKAELKKISSRKRQTNQSYFRSILVTSLGXRGGKVGSSGGTSLIA; encoded by the exons ATGGACGATGGGGTGGTCCTGAAAAAACGGGGCTACACATTGGGCGTCAACCTTGGGGAGGGGTCATATGCCAAAGTCAAGTCTGCCTATTCTGACCGTTTGAAGACTAATGTGGCTGTTAAAATCATCGACAGGAGGAAGGCCCCTGCTGATTTCCTGGAGAAGTTTCTGCCTCGTGAGTTGGAAATCTTGGCTATGCTCAATCACCGCTACATCGTCAAAACCTTTGAGATTTTCGAGACTTCAGATGGCAAGGTTTACATTATTATGGAGTTGGGTGTTCAGGGAGATTTACTAGAGTTCATTAAAACCAGGGGGGCCTTGCCTGAAGAGGTGTCCCGTAAGATGTTCCGTCAGCtggcattggctgtgaagcactgtcATGAGCTCGAAGTGGTCCATCGGGATCTCAAGTGTGAGAATCTTCTCCTCGATAAGGACTTTAATGTCAAGCTCTCAGACTTTGGTTTTGCCAAACGATGCAGCACAGACGATCaggggagacccttgctcagcaAAACATTTTGTGGCTCTGCAGCATATGCAGCCCCTGAGGTACTGCAGGGTATTCCTTACCAACCCAAAGTGTATGATGTTTGGAGCCTTGGGGTGATTCTTTTCATCATGGTGTGTGGATCAATGCCGTATGACGACTCCAATATCAAAAGGATGCTCAGGATTCAAAAGGAGCACAGAGTAGATTTTCCTCGGTCCAAAGTGGTGCCTGCAGATTGCAAGGAGTTGATCTATCGCATGCTCCACCCTGACACGACAAAACGTCTCACCATTGAGGAGGTCCTGGAACATCCCTGGCTTGTGTCTGCCAAAATGAAAGAAACCACTACACCCAAAAAAGTGGAAGCTAGCACAGAGAAGAAAGAAGACAAGCAGCAAGGGCATCCAAAGGAAGAGAAACATGAAGGAAAAAGTGAGCAGAAACGTGACCCAAGGTACCAGTGGGAGATTGAAGCAGGTCATGAATGGGTGGACATGAAACATGAGGCAAAACATGAATGGATGAACATGAAACGGGAAAAGGCAGATGGCAAGCATGAGGCACAGACTGAGCACAAGGAAGGGAAATCCGATGTCAAGGACAGATTCTCACCTCAGGTAAAGCCGGAGGACACAAGGCTTCCATCAAAAAGTGGACCGAAAACTGAGCACAAGGATGGATCGAAGCCAGTGTCTAAGCATGAAAAGTCCCCAAATCAAGAAATCAAAAATGAAGCTGAAGCTGACAGCAAACTGGAACCAAAATCAGAAACAAAGGGAAGCAGACGCAAATCAAGAAGTCTGAGAATGACTGACGAGGACCATCCCGATGACAGCGAGGTCTATCCCGATCAGGAGAGCTTTTTGGAGGCGCAGAGCAAGGCAGAACTGAAGAAAATTAGTTCCAGAAA GAGACAAACAAATCAGTCCTACTTCCGGAGCATCTTGGTCACTTCTTTGGGTTAAAGGGGTGGCAAGGTGGGGAGCAGTGGAGGAACAAGTCTAATAGCA